One uncultured Alphaproteobacteria bacterium genomic region harbors:
- a CDS encoding Mu-like prophage FluMu protein gp28-like protein produces MAGDAVDDVVILSDSRVSEREEKQAYELVEDIQQTRETRDLKAEDVPAILLPYQVRWHEDMTPIRVGKKSRRIGFSWGALAAESVLEAMPAHGGMDQHYMGYNQGMSAEYIGDCAFFAGAFGAAIRERSVWRTCLLINNERLDVLRYKIQFANGRKIEAHSSNPHNWRGRKGHARVDEAAFHKNLKEVLKGAMAFLMWGGRVDVVSTMNGEDNDFTEICREIEAGQLPRYSLHQVTFKDALGDGFYGRVCLIQGKTWTRSAEHEYEKEVRGSYLTAEDAAEELDCVAKRGSGAYFTRLLIENCQEKDVPILRLRKPAEFVVAPDRIEKVREWILQELKPLVDGMPTDRRTVLGQDFGRNGDLSVIWILQQVHPTLWRTPFLLELRNIPFDCQWLILEWLLDELPLFHHGKLDARGNGQSHAEKAVQKLGEQKIEAVMASAGWYADQFPRYRQAYEGTNILVPVSEDVIADHRLVVLHNGNPTMADTRIKGSDGLPRHGDTAIAGLLAWAATREEVAPPAGESINNTPRRQSPGLPSLRASLGRPGAIFHRR; encoded by the coding sequence ATGGCCGGTGACGCGGTCGACGACGTCGTGATCCTCTCCGATTCCCGCGTCAGCGAGCGCGAGGAAAAGCAGGCTTACGAACTGGTCGAGGACATTCAGCAGACCCGCGAGACGCGCGACCTCAAAGCCGAGGACGTTCCCGCGATCCTGCTGCCCTATCAGGTGCGCTGGCATGAGGATATGACGCCGATCCGGGTGGGGAAAAAGTCGCGCCGCATCGGGTTTTCCTGGGGGGCGCTCGCGGCGGAATCGGTACTCGAGGCGATGCCTGCCCACGGCGGCATGGATCAGCACTACATGGGCTACAATCAGGGTATGTCGGCCGAATACATCGGCGACTGTGCGTTCTTCGCCGGCGCCTTCGGCGCGGCGATCCGCGAGCGGAGCGTATGGCGCACCTGCCTCCTGATCAACAACGAGCGGCTCGACGTTCTGCGTTACAAGATCCAGTTCGCCAACGGCCGGAAAATCGAGGCGCACAGCTCGAATCCCCACAACTGGCGCGGCCGCAAGGGACATGCCCGCGTCGACGAAGCGGCATTCCACAAGAACCTCAAGGAAGTGCTCAAGGGCGCGATGGCCTTCCTGATGTGGGGCGGGCGCGTCGACGTCGTCTCGACGATGAACGGCGAAGACAACGATTTCACCGAGATCTGCCGCGAAATCGAGGCGGGGCAGTTGCCGCGCTACAGCCTGCACCAGGTGACGTTCAAGGATGCCCTCGGCGACGGTTTCTACGGACGCGTCTGTCTGATCCAGGGCAAGACTTGGACGCGATCGGCGGAGCACGAATACGAAAAAGAAGTGCGCGGCAGCTATCTCACCGCCGAGGACGCGGCCGAGGAACTCGACTGCGTCGCGAAGCGCGGCAGCGGGGCCTATTTCACCCGTCTGCTGATCGAGAATTGCCAGGAGAAAGACGTTCCGATCCTGCGGTTGCGGAAGCCCGCCGAGTTCGTGGTGGCGCCGGATCGCATCGAGAAGGTTCGCGAGTGGATCCTGCAGGAGCTGAAGCCGCTGGTCGACGGCATGCCCACCGATCGGCGCACCGTGCTCGGGCAGGATTTCGGCCGCAACGGAGACCTCTCGGTAATCTGGATCCTGCAGCAGGTCCATCCCACTCTCTGGCGCACGCCGTTTCTCCTCGAGCTGCGCAACATCCCGTTCGATTGCCAGTGGTTGATCCTGGAGTGGCTGCTTGACGAGCTTCCGTTGTTCCATCACGGCAAGCTCGACGCCCGCGGCAACGGCCAGTCTCACGCCGAAAAGGCGGTGCAGAAGCTCGGGGAGCAGAAGATCGAGGCGGTAATGGCCTCCGCCGGTTGGTACGCCGATCAGTTTCCTCGCTATCGCCAAGCCTACGAGGGCACCAACATCCTGGTGCCGGTCAGCGAGGACGTAATCGCCGACCACCGCCTGGTGGTGCTCCATAACGGCAACCCGACGATGGCCGACACCCGCATCAAAGGCTCGGACGGCCTGCCGCGACACGGCGACACGGCGATCGCCGGCCTTCTCGCCTGGGCGGCGACCCGGGAGGAAGTTGCGCCGCCCGCGGGCGAATCCATCAACAACACGCCTCGCCGCCAGTCCCCCGGCCTGCCGTCGCTGCGCGCGTCGCTCGGCCGACCCGGCGCAATCTTCCATCGGAGGTGA
- a CDS encoding conserved hypothetical protein (Evidence 4 : Homologs of previously reported genes of unknown function), which yields MGRHAADVLARLNIRVPRGNQAYWEIIRELRTFTITDIERRCNVQRDTIGDYVRRLAKAGVIVTEGKTGDAVVYRLVADQPDAPAVRRDGTLTAPPGIGQERMWRSMKMLKTFDAGELAAAASVGDTTVSTNTAADYIKNLYRAG from the coding sequence ATGGGCCGCCATGCCGCCGACGTCCTGGCCCGGCTCAACATCCGCGTTCCGCGTGGGAACCAGGCGTATTGGGAGATCATCCGCGAATTGCGGACGTTCACCATCACTGACATCGAACGCCGCTGCAACGTCCAGCGCGACACCATCGGCGACTACGTCCGCCGCCTCGCCAAGGCGGGGGTGATCGTCACCGAGGGTAAGACCGGCGACGCAGTCGTCTACCGCCTGGTCGCCGACCAGCCCGACGCCCCGGCAGTGCGCCGCGACGGTACCCTGACCGCGCCCCCCGGGATCGGTCAGGAGCGGATGTGGCGGTCGATGAAGATGCTGAAGACGTTCGACGCGGGCGAGTTGGCCGCAGCTGCCTCGGTCGGCGATACCACCGTAAGCACGAACACCGCCGCCGACTACATCAAGAACCTGTACCGCGCCGGATAA
- a CDS encoding conserved hypothetical protein (Evidence 4 : Homologs of previously reported genes of unknown function) yields the protein MIMGFKTWFKGWFNDASRAGEPPEQPMREAAGASIDVDEPGWRRLTEDAGRDLSPVTQDRMQEMAAYMWQTNPVVNRMIELPLAYLLAEGVSVSVPDEEAQGWVDAFWNDPINRMDVKLPKYVRELALFGEQLWPVFVDPVGGAMRLGYVDPSRIASVITDPDNATQPIGVITKTNRRGEIRKFRVIVSGPETVFSERTQKIREDFTDGEAFFYTVNDLAAAARGRSDLLPQIDWADAYDKAMFGELERWDFLRAFIWDVTLKGATAADVEARSKKIVVPSAGGVRVHNDSEEWTAVTPDLKAADGEANARLFRNHLLGGATIPEHWFGGGGDVNRATAGEMGEPTFKVFTMRQRIWKHILEEVVAYQIRRRMRALGVEQLADDSDYQPVAQFPELTARDTTKYAAAIVQVVTACVQAIAGKLMSRETAVALIALVSGQLGLEVDAAAEIERVEAALRQAAEDDLFPPDEDEEPDDAA from the coding sequence GTGATCATGGGCTTCAAGACCTGGTTCAAAGGGTGGTTCAACGACGCCTCGCGCGCCGGTGAACCACCCGAACAGCCCATGCGCGAGGCTGCCGGCGCGAGCATCGACGTCGACGAACCCGGCTGGCGGCGCCTCACCGAGGACGCGGGGCGGGATCTCTCGCCGGTCACCCAGGACCGGATGCAGGAGATGGCCGCCTACATGTGGCAGACCAACCCGGTGGTGAACCGGATGATCGAACTGCCGCTGGCCTATCTGCTGGCGGAAGGCGTCTCGGTGTCGGTTCCGGATGAGGAGGCGCAGGGCTGGGTCGACGCCTTCTGGAACGATCCGATCAACCGCATGGACGTCAAGCTGCCGAAATACGTGCGTGAGCTGGCGCTGTTCGGCGAGCAGCTCTGGCCGGTGTTCGTCGATCCGGTTGGTGGGGCTATGCGTCTCGGTTACGTCGATCCGAGCCGGATCGCCTCCGTGATCACCGATCCCGACAACGCCACCCAGCCGATCGGCGTGATCACCAAGACCAACCGACGCGGCGAGATCCGCAAGTTCCGGGTGATCGTTTCCGGCCCCGAGACCGTGTTCTCCGAGCGGACCCAGAAGATCCGCGAGGACTTCACCGATGGCGAGGCGTTCTTCTATACCGTCAACGATCTCGCCGCCGCCGCGCGCGGTCGCTCCGACCTTCTCCCGCAGATCGACTGGGCCGACGCCTACGACAAGGCGATGTTCGGCGAGCTCGAGCGCTGGGATTTCCTCCGCGCCTTCATCTGGGACGTGACGCTGAAGGGCGCCACCGCCGCCGATGTCGAGGCCCGCTCGAAGAAGATCGTCGTGCCCTCGGCCGGCGGCGTCCGGGTTCATAACGACAGCGAGGAGTGGACCGCCGTCACCCCCGATCTCAAGGCGGCCGACGGCGAGGCCAACGCGCGGCTATTCCGCAATCACCTTCTCGGAGGGGCCACGATTCCCGAGCACTGGTTCGGCGGCGGCGGCGACGTCAACCGCGCCACCGCAGGCGAGATGGGCGAGCCGACCTTCAAGGTCTTCACGATGCGCCAGCGGATCTGGAAGCACATCCTCGAGGAGGTGGTCGCCTATCAGATCCGGCGCCGCATGCGGGCTCTGGGCGTGGAACAGCTGGCGGACGATTCGGACTATCAGCCGGTCGCTCAGTTCCCCGAGCTCACCGCGCGCGACACCACCAAATACGCCGCCGCCATCGTCCAGGTGGTGACCGCGTGCGTGCAGGCGATTGCGGGAAAGCTGATGTCGCGCGAGACCGCCGTGGCCCTGATCGCCCTGGTCTCCGGTCAGCTCGGCCTCGAGGTGGACGCCGCCGCCGA